The genomic DNA aacgcCAAACGTACTTACGCTTGTAATTGATAGGTTTCAATACAAAATATTACGTAAAATCTTATCAGTTATTTCTCCATAGTTCATATGTAGTTGTCATTTAACATAGTTACGGTTGTAATTTTTCAAAACGAATTAACGAATGGCCGGGGTAGGTTTCAACATAAACGCTAACATACTTCCGGTcgtcatatttctaaataaaatcccaaatgctgtttcggttgaatcgctctcctcacaaacgcatttattttttaatattatgtCTTAGATTATGACAGAATATATCACAatgactagggatgtaagaaaatatcgatatggcaatatatcgtgatatttttcctgcgattattacatcgatattcaaaagccgtgtatctaattcttgaaagaagttATATGCAAATATTTGtgaattttcttttcgttttgtgcaattcaatcgccacccactagttggcagcagtgtgcaacgggttttgtttccaccattgaaatgtaaatccctccatcatggttcagatacctcatgttaaacgtgttacgtatcagtttggactgtttattgaactttcttacaataaattcagtttaaaaaaaaattgcttgtaatgtctgactgaatgtatcgcgatatatcgtatcatctcccctgtatcgtgatatgtatcgtatagccagaattaaaaaaatacacatccctgataaTGACCACGTTGTGCAACAGCAAAggaaaacacaacaaaaatgacaaacaaaactaaggtttactaaataaattatgagccctggcatttttactgtgattgcctgtttttctgtaaaatcacagaaaaagagagatgctcgggtcgagcaggctgcttcatgcgcgttcacgctcaggcatcgccctccgaaccgttctttgaacgttgttccagctgtgatcaaggatataaatgttacagatacagaaggtGCCACTGGCGGTTTAGCTCGCCTTGTAAGATTTCAGGCTTCCATGCAGGAGAcccaggtttgattctggatgtgaacatagtttatttagagtttcttttttacattaatggtatattttttttacagtaagatgcccaaatttttacttGAGACtctccgaacggcattgaattcacagataaaaagatgtgggttcaactttcattttggaacaatttttcaagcaagggaagggaatgacctgagcatgcaggaggactgacccatcataaacctttgtcggctgtgctgaagagaaaggtacagaaccacattatttaattaattagctgcgcattctcctgtcctctgtcctccggaccacacacacacacacacacactgtctcagctgttattttcgttaaggagtgtgcacgtacagcatgcgcgcctcgtgcacgggcctaccattgaagctgccgttacacttttggcctgagggggcaatcacgagcataaaaattaaaaactccgtaaagtccctttaaataataatcttttttatctgtgaattcaatgccgttcggcgagtctcaaataaaaatttgggcatcttactgtaaaaaaaatataccattaatgtaaaaaagaaactaaataaactatgttcacatccagaatcaaacccaggtcttctgcacgagagtccgacgtcttactaggtgagttaaagcaccagtgacgtcttttgtatctgtaacatttatatccttgatgacagctgaaacaacgttcaaagaacggttcggagtgaaaatggctattttgttgctaattagcaggaaatatctagaagaaagttctacagaaagtagctaagggtcctcagaaatgtagctagctttgtcactaggcgttaggaacagcgacaaagtggcactgcctctctctctgctgctaaagctacggatagcaaacgctacgggcgatgcctgagcgtgaacgcgcatgaagcagcctgctcgacccgagcatctctctttttctgtgattttacagaaaaacaggcaatcacagtaaaaatgccagggctcattctacaggaccagggcgttgcaggagaatgtatgaagaagacatttattatttctatacatgttttggctgtcaaacttccataatgcccctttaatgtttatatgttttcatttgttttatattaTAAATGCGCTGTATAATTCATGCTGTCTGTACTGACACGCTAAAATGAGTTCAGCCTAACGTCTTTGGGTCATAAACTACAAGCCAGTGTATCGGCCTGTTTACTTTAGGAATCAGGAGTTGTTTTTGTGCCAGCCGGGTCCTCTTGGCTGTGACAGAAAGGTGAGGAAATCCAACACACCTCTCTATGTAGAGCAGCAGAGCCGATGCATAGATGCGTCGCAGTTCCACCTTGTGCTCCGCCTCCATGTTGGTCAGGACCACGCGCAGCACGTCGTCATGGCGACAAGGTTTCCTGCGTGATTGGGAGGGGCCGAGTAAGGAGGGGGGCTTctcaaaaaccagcagcaggtcGAGCAAACAGGCCAGGGCGAGCTGGAGGGAGGAAGATGAAGCCTGAgcaggtgtgtgtatgtgcgtgcgcgcacgtgtgtgtgtgtgtgttacctggaTAACAGCAGCCTCACTGGTGTGCAGGTGTTTGAAGACAGCCTGGTACAGAACTTCAGCTCTGTTGAACTGACGAAGATCTGCAGCAGGCTAAACAcagaccatcatcatcatcatcatctgggAGACGACAACAAGGTGACATTGAACCCAACAAAAAGGTTCTGACCGTGTTCTGCACGATGTGGTGCAGACAACGAACTCCCAGCATGCAGTTCTCTGGCTTGTAGTGATCGTTGAGAAGTAAGGAAAGGGGGAGGAGTCGAGGGAGGTGGGGAGACAGTCCAGGGCGGCTCACCTAGgaaaaacaacacacacctgTAAACGATGTGTGCAGAAGCTGCTCAGAGCCACTTCCCCAAAAAACAACCGTATGATGATGCTCTAGTGAGAGTAATAAATATTACACATGCGagtgaaggtcaaaggtcaaactgaCCTGCAGAAGAGCCCATGCAAACACAAACTTCAGGGCCTCACAGCGCTGCCACGAGTCTCTGTTAAGAACGTAAACATGAACCCCTGCGTTAGAAGTTTATTCACCAAGCGTGTCGCTGTGACGAAGACCAGCCACTGGGAAGCTGGATTCActggtttgtgaccttttaaccctaaaccccaaacagtgtgtgacaagtCTCGGGGTAAAGCTGGGTGCTGAactcaatggccccacagatgaactccgtagtgaggtcttgcttttatcagcttcgccgcctgacTCGCCTCAGACAAATCTTGAtgtggaggcatttggagtcagtcatccatgccttcattacctctcgcctggactatgctaaCACCCTCCAAGTCGGTGCTCCGGTCTCTGccatgaatcggctgcaggtcatccagaacgctgctgccaggctcTTGACAAACACGCACCGACGTAACcgtattacccctgtcctggaacgtcttcactggctccctgtcattttcagagtacagtttaagttactgacttaaagctctcaatgacctggcacctccctgtctctctgacctgctcactccatatgtacccacgtgcacgttgaggtcagctgacctcctgctgctgtgCACGCCCCGGATGAGATGGAAGTTGCGGGGTGAGAGAGCGTTcatgcatgctgccccaaagctgtggaactcgttgcccattggagttgggcaggctccatcattggcggattttaaatctcgtttaaagacccaattCGATGATGTAGCTTTGAGTCAGTGACTTGTTTTTGGTTttattgtgttcttagtattcctcatgttttatcttctgttttagttgctttaGATTGGTCGGGTTTTGGTTTAGCCTGTGCAGTActctgggcagctcccatgctgcgttttaaacgtgcaTGTAAATAAACTATGATATGGTTTCACTGGTGTTTATGCAGGAATGTTGCATTACTGAGGAaaaatgaggtgtgtgtgtgtggaggacagTGGACagaagaacgtgcagctaattaattaaataatttggttctgtacctttctcttcagcacagctgacaaaggtttatgatgggtcagtcctcctgcatgctcagatcattcccttcccttgcttgaaaaattgttccaaaatgaaagttgaacccacatcttttttatctgtgaattcaatgccgttcggcgagtctcaaacaaaaatttgggcatcttactgtaaaaaaatataccattaatgtaaaaaagaaactaaataaactatgttcacatccagaatcaaacccaggtcttctgcatgagtcagccatcttacaaggtgagctaaagcaccagttacATTTAAtggatctgtaacatttataccgtaaatcctctaatacaggcccgggcctgtatttgactcaaactcatcaagctccaggcctttattggaaggagggtcagtattagaggcaggcctctgtttctatttgagcaaaatgaactaatggttcgctggagtttttgacaattaatattgcgcccacattttcaaagttaaacacatttcttttaacagcggtagtttctgcttcagccatctcccccctcaccctgcttcagccccccccccccccccccctgcgcagcggccgcaaactcactgatgcgcctgcagcctctcggagttcctgctgctctaaacattaaaataattatttcattttctgttcctcacttctgattaccttcaatggtgtctgtttgttgcaaccaccaggtacaaaaactatcttgtttttgtttgactatatttctgtcctgcctgtttattatcttcctgcatctcctctcaatcctaaagagaaactgctacctgggttcatttatattcaccttatgagttacctttgaactgcatttctaaaagatctaccgactgcaaaaacagcggagtgctccgtgcttggcggccgcatcagtgatcggagcgtcggaggacaaggtgatgcgccccgctccacagcagcgaaacgcatcaggcgcaaataaaagacagaaaacatcaaaggaaatgaacagacatgaacgatcgcccccgtacttgcttgctaccacattccacccggccacaataagagaccggccattattcacctccgccgactccgataccggccaaaattggagacccggcctttaattgaatgccggcctgtattagaggatttacggtatccttgattcaattcaattcaattcaagtttatttataaagcgccaaatcacgacaagagtcgtctcaaggcacttcacataataaaaattccaattcaggtcagttcattaagccaatcagaaataatgtttcctatataaggaacccagcaaattgcaacaagtcactgactagtgtcagtgactttacagcaatcctcatactaagcaagcatgcagcgacagtggagaggaaaactcccttgatgacagctgaaacaacgttcaaagaacggttcggattgaaaacggctattttgttgctaattagcaggaaatatctagaagaaagttctacagaaagtagctaagggtcctcagaaatgtagctagctttgtcactaggcgttaggaacagcgacaaagtggcactgcctctctctctgctgctaaagctacggatagcaaatgctacgggcgatgcctgagcgtgaacgcgcatgaagcagcctgctcgacccgagcatctctctttttctgtgattttacagaaaaacaggcaatcacagtaaaaatgccagggctcattctacaggaccagggcattgcaggagaatgtatgaagaagacatttattatttctatacatgttttggctgtcagacttccataatgcccctttaactctGATGTCGGCTAGGGTCATTAGTGGAAACAAGTCAGGtaaaaaaacaagttttttactaatctgtgtaaaaaaagaacaaagtgaTGGATTATGAAGTTGCCCAcacaacaaatatacaaacgaaaaccTGTAAATGTTTTATGTACAATCATGTGTTTGAACCCTTCTGGTATACCGACATTAGCTCGATGATGGGTTCCTCTGTGCCTGGCTAAGGAAGTGTGTGGTTCATTAACATTAGCCACATCCCCCCATGTTTTAGTAATAATGTCTCACTTGTTCAGCTGAGGCTGCAGGACATCCAGGACTCTTCCCAGAATCCCTCTGTCCTCTCCGTCCTTGTCCCCCATCAGGAGGTGGGCGGAGTCTCTCCAGCCACCAGCCCTGAGCAGCGCCTCATGAAGGCGCCGTGCAGCCATTCTGGAGGTGGCTCTGGTCCACGCCTGATCCTtcagcatgcacgcacacacacaaccattCAGACATCCTGAAAGGCTTTAAACTTCTCCAGCTCACGACATCATGCAGGCAGGTGCTCACTCACCTGAAAGTGTGTGACAGAAAACACACAGATGGGCGGAGCCACAGCAAGCAGCAAATCACTCAAATCTTCTCTGGCCCCGCCCCCATCACTCCATTTCTCCAGCAGCGCCGTGAGGACAGCGCTTACTGCTGTAGCCCGACTCGGAATGCTCTGATAGGCTGCAGCGCTCAATGAGCTGCAGTCATCCTCACAGATTGGCAGagctgcacagccaatcagagcgcTGATTACAGAGCTGTACGCCGTCTGAAGCTCCACCAATCCACACCCCTGACGATCTGACGATTGCGAAAACAGCCAATCAGGATCTGCAGCCCGGAAGAGCTGCTCCACTTGTCCAATCAAGGAGCTGCTGTCGGTGGAATGGAGAGCAGCATAAATCAGCTTCTCTTGCAGCAGAGAGAGGAGCTCTGTGATTGGGGGAAGTCGATGAGAGGGGAGGGGCGtctctgaggaggaggaggagagatgaAGATCGTGAAGGAGAGAGGAAAGTTTCATCCTAAggagaaaaaaatgaataaaagtatGATGTAACGTACAAAAGGGTCTTTTTTCACCATCCAGTTGACAAAACATAGCTTTTCATGGCAACACCATCTGGACCCCCAAAACAACCCTTTGCTcacctaagcccccttcagacaggccatgaaaaacggaaatgttccggaacatCATTGTTCCTCAACGCAGACATAAACAATCTCTCCCAAGGGCCTGCACTCTCTGTGCAGAAGCCAGATTCCTCACCTTCAATAAAGATCAAACCTACTTGAAGCTCCTACAGGACTTCAGTTATACATTAAACAATcagatgtgatgaatgaacaagatgtttaagtcaaatgtttgaataatctgtgcttaaagcaACGTTTTAGTAATAATAaggttgttcttacaatgatccatttcagatcttatgatcagtatgtgttgatttaacGCGTTAATCAATATTTCCACTCACCagattacaataagatactcattagGGTTAATATTCATCTCACATAAGAGTTTAAAGGTcatcattcacaaagtgttaaaaccTCTTGTATCTGaagagggcgtggctttctgggGGATgttaatactcagaaacgtgtcaaattctggttTGCCAAACTTCGCAAaaactcataacattgtggtttaaccctttgatgcatgaattatgaaatcttcaaccatgattttttttactttttttttattcatctttaggtgtgaatgaaacaaattttatatttacatattttgaaccgtcaccttatcgtggtggaggagtttgagtgccctaatgatcctaggagctatgttgtctggggcacttagtgcccctggtagggtctcccatgacaaattggtcttaggtgaagggtgagacaaagaacggttcgaaggatctttcatggcggttaaaacgaagagtcggagtacccggcccggagggttaccggggtcccaccctggagccaggcctggggttggggcccgtgagcgagcgcctggtggccgggctttcgcccatggggcccggccgggcccagcccgaaccggatacatgggctcgtccaactgtggacccaccacctgcaggaggaacatgaagggtccggtgcaatgcgaatcgggtggcagaccaaggcgggagccttgccggtccaatccccggacaagaaaactagtttttgggacatggaacgtcacctcgctggcggggaaggagccggagcttgtggcagaggttgagcggtaccggctagatatagtcagactcacctcgacacattgcattggctctggaacccgagacctggagaggggttggacaatctactttgctggagttgctccgggtgagaggcggagggctggggttggctttttgttagccccgagactctctgcctgtgtgttggggtttaccccgggggacaagagggtagcttccttgcgccttcgggtcggggaacgggtcctgactgttgtttgtgcttatgggccaaatatcagttcagagtacccaccctttttggagtccctgggacgagtgctagatagtgctccatcaggggactccattgtcctgctgggggacttcaatgctcacgtgggcaatgacagcttgacctggaggggtgtgattgggaggaacggcccacctaatctgaactcgagcggtgttttgttattggacttctgtgcaagccgcagtttggccataacgaacaccatgttcgaacataaggatgcccaccggtacacttggtaccagggcagcctaggtcacaggtcgatgatagactttgtagtcgtatcatctgacctgcggccgtatgttttggacacccgagtgaagagaggggcggagctgtcaactgatcaccacctggtggtgagttggatcagatggcaagggaacatgccgcgtagacctggcagacccaaacgcatagtgagggtctgctgggaacgcctggcagaagaacctgtcaagacggtcttcaactcccacctccggcagagctttgaccacgtcccgagagcagtgggggacattgagtccgagtgggccttgttccactctgcgattgtcgaggcggctgtttctagctgtggtcgtaaggtggccggtgccagtcgtggtggcaacccccatacccgctggtggacaccagaggttcggggagccgtcaagctgaagaaggaggcctacagggcgtggctggtcagtgggtctccggaggcagcagacaggtaccggacagccaagcggggtgcagcagtggcagttgccgaggcaaaatctcgggcgtgggaggagtttggtgaggccatggagaaagactatcgatcggctccaaagaggttctggcaaactgtccggcgcctcaggagaggaaggcagcaactcgctcacactgtttacagtggggatggggagctgctgacgtcaactgaggctatagtcggacggtggaaggaatactttgaggagctcctcaatcccaccaatgcgcattccgaggaggaaccagagctgggaggcctggggatggactgtccgatctcgggggcagaagttgctgaggtagtcaaacaactacacagcggcggagcccctggggcggatgaggttcgtcctgggtatctcaaggctatggatgttgtagggctgtcatggttgacacgtctctacaacattgcgtggtcatcgggggcagttcctagggagtggcagaccggggtggtggtccccatctttaagaagggtgacctgagggtgtgttccaactatagggggatcacactcctcagcctccctggaaaggtctacgccaaggtactggagaggagggtccgatcgatagttgaatctcagatagaggaggagcaatgtggttttcgtcctggccgtggaactgtggaccagctctatacccttgcaagggtgatggagggggcatgggagtttgcccaaccaatccacatgtgctttgtggatttggagaaggcttatgaccgtgtccacaggggcaccctgtgggggacgctccaggagtatggggtgggtggctttctgttaagggccattcagtccctttaccagaggagcgtgagtttggtccgcatagccggtagtaagtcggacctgttcccagtgagggttggactccgccagggctgccctttgtcaccggttctgttcatcacttttatggacagaatttctagacgcagccgtggtgtggagtgtgtcgagtttggtggcaggagaatctcgtctctgctttttgcggatgatgtggtcctcctagcttcatccagctctgaccttcagctcttgctgggtaggttcgcggccgaatgtgaagcggctgggatgaggatcagcacctccaaatctgagaccatggttctcgaccggaaaagggtggcttgccacctccgggtcgggggagaggtcctacctcaagtggaggagtttaagtatctcggggtcttgttcacgagtgagggtgggagggatcgggagatcgacaggcggattggttcggcgtctgcagtgatgcggacgctgagccgatctgtcgtggggaagagggagctgagccagaaagccaggctctcgatttaccggtcaatctacgtcccaatcctcacctatggtcatgagctttgggtaatgaccgaaagaacgagatcgtggatacaagcggccgaaatgagtttcctccgtagggtggccgggctcagccttagagatagggtgaggagctcggacattcgggagggactcggagtagaaccgctgct from Nothobranchius furzeri strain GRZ-AD chromosome 10, NfurGRZ-RIMD1, whole genome shotgun sequence includes the following:
- the tti2 gene encoding TELO2-interacting protein 2, with translation MKEDRPESLQADLRMKLSSLLHDLHLSSSSSETPLPSHRLPPITELLSLLQEKLIYAALHSTDSSSLIGQVEQLFRAADPDWLFSQSSDRQGCGLVELQTAYSSVISALIGCAALPICEDDCSSLSAAAYQSIPSRATAVSAVLTALLEKWSDGGGAREDLSDLLLAVAPPICVFSVTHFQDQAWTRATSRMAARRLHEALLRAGGWRDSAHLLMGDKDGEDRGILGRVLDVLQPQLNKDSWQRCEALKFVFAWALLQVSRPGLSPHLPRLLPLSLLLNDHYKPENCMLGVRCLHHIVQNTPAADLRQFNRAEVLYQAVFKHLHTSEAAVIQLALACLLDLLLVFEKPPSLLGPSQSRRKPCRHDDVLRVVLTNMEAEHKVELRRIYASALLLYIERMGVAVCRHLQRLERVVLGYLEVKDPPEEISRLKMLEVLQKMTREAWPRMERRVDVLLRCLLRLMVDVSSDSRLSDSVRQQLMDQSSASIHLLDTCSYGRVQHLLLQVDSSCCSSQLLRYLATATTGR